A single Epinephelus lanceolatus isolate andai-2023 chromosome 22, ASM4190304v1, whole genome shotgun sequence DNA region contains:
- the LOC144459631 gene encoding uncharacterized protein LOC144459631 yields the protein METGADGEDCGGPEPARNSDPDTHLQPETDDKTGESSEPETDDSDNDDDWTETREPQSGLNSLRNDEDPVSDLEYSVDEKPFSCSECGKKYNHSSTLKIHMRSHTGERPFSCSECGKRFSQSGDLKTHMRTHTGEKPFSCSECGKRFSQTGHLKTHMTTHTGEKLYSCSECGKRFSQSWCVKTHMRTHSGERPFTCSECGKRFSQSGDLKTHIRTHSGERPFSCSECGKAFTRTGHLKTHMRTHTGERPFSCSECGKGFSWSGDLKTHMRSHTGERPFSCSECGKAFSLTAHLKTHMRFHTGEKPFCCSECGKRFSRSGALKTHIRTHTAEKPFSCSECGKGFSQTGYLKRHMTTHTGEKSYSCSE from the coding sequence atggaaactggagctgatggagaggactgtggaggaccagaaccagccaggaactcagatccagatacacatttacaGCCTGAGACTGATGACAAGACTGGAGAGTCTTCTGAACCTGAAACTGATGACagtgacaatgatgatgattggacagagaccagagaacctcagtcaggcTTAAACTCTCTTAGAAATGATGAAGACCCTGTTAGTGACTTGGAATATAGTGTTGatgagaaaccatttagctgctctgagtgtgggaaaaaatATAATCACAGTTCAACACTGAAGATACACATGAGATCCCATACAGGAGAAagaccatttagctgctctgagtgtgggaaaagattttctCAGTCAGGTGATCTGAAGACacacatgagaactcacacaggagaaaaaccatttagctgctctgagtgtgggaaaagattttctCAAACAGGTCATCTGAAGACACATATGACaactcatacaggagaaaaactatatagctgctctgagtgtgggaaaagattttctCAGTCATGGTGTGTGAAGacacacatgagaactcatTCAGGAGAAAGACCATTTacctgctctgagtgtgggaaaagattttctCAGTCAGGTGATCTGAAGACACACATCAGAACTCATTCAGGAGAAagaccatttagctgctctgagtgcgGGAAAGCATTTACTCGAACAGGTCATCTGAAGacacacatgagaactcatacTGGAGAAagaccatttagctgctctgagtgtgggaaaggATTTTCTTGGTCAGGTGATCTGAAGacacacatgagatctcatactgGAGAAagaccatttagctgctctgagtgcgGGAAAGCATTTTCTCTAACAGCTCATTTGAAGACACACATGAGATTTCATACTGGAGAAAAACCATtttgctgctctgagtgtgggaaaagattttctCGGTCAGGTGCTCTGAAGACACACATAAGAACTCACACAGCAGAAAAGCCATTTAGTTGCTCTGAGTGTGGAAAAGGATTTTCTCAGACAGGTTATCTGAAAAGACACATGACaactcatacaggagaaaaatcatatagctgctctgagtga
- the LOC117245994 gene encoding uncharacterized protein LOC117245994 has protein sequence MSKVQMLRSLLKQRLTAADGEIFGLFERTIAEYEEELCRSKEENERQRKLLDAVFNPQLRLHRADVQQLLVVKEEVPPEQQEWGSSVDQEDPEPPHIKEDQEDPEPPHIKEDQEDPEPPHIKEEQEDPEPPHIKEEQEELWISQEGEQLQGLEEDDITKFTSTPVPVKSEDDEEKPQSSQLHQRHTEQMETGADGEDCGGPEPARNSDPDTHLQPETDDSGDDWTETREPQSALNCLRNDEDRVCDLEYSADEKPFSCSECGKRFSQKDNLKRHMRTHTGERPFSCSECGKRFSWSGHLKTHMRTHTGEKPFHCSECGKRFCRSGDLKTHMRTHTGEKPFWCSKCGKRFSRKDNLKTHMRTHTGEKTFSCSECGKRFSCSGALKTHMRTHTGEKTFSSSECGKGFSQTSILKAHMRSHTGERPFTCSECGKGFSWSGGLKRHMRTHTGVKPYSCSE, from the exons ATGTCTAAAGTCCAAATGCTGAGATCGTTGTTGAAGCAGCGACTAACTGCGGCTGATGGAGAGAtatttgggctgtttgaaagaacgatagcagagtacgaggaggaactttgtcgatcaaaagaggagaacgagcgacaacggaaactactggacgctgttttcaaccctcagcttcggttacacagagcag acgtccagcagctgttggtggttaaagaagaggttccccctgagcagcaggagtggggctccagtgtggaccaggaggacccagagcctccacacattaaagaggaccaggaggacccagagcctccacacattaaagaggaccaggaggacccagagcctccacacattaaagaggaacaggaggacccagagcctccacacattaaagaggaacaggaggaactctggatcagtcaggagggagagcagcttcaagggctggaggaggatgatatcaccaagttcacatccactcctgtccctgtgaagagtgaagatgatgaagagaaacctcagtcctcacagcttcatcaaagacacactgaacagatggaaactggagctgatggagaggactgtggaggaccagaaccagccaggaactcagatccagatacacatttacaacctgagactgatgacagtgGTGATGATTGGACAGAGACCAGAGAACCTCAGTCAGCTTTAAACTGTCTTAGAAATGATGAAGACCGTGTTTGTGATTTGGAATATAGTGCTGatgagaaaccatttagctgctctgagtgtgggaaaagattttctCAAAAAGATAATCTGAAGAgacacatgagaactcatacaggagaaagaccatttagctgctctgagtgtgggaaaagattttctTGGTCAGGTCATCTGAAGacacacatgagaactcatacaggagaaaaaccatttcactgctctgagtgtgggaaaagattttgtAGAAGTGGAGATCTGAAGACacacatgagaactcacacaggagaaaaaccatttTGGTGCTCtaagtgtgggaaaagattttctCGAAAAGATAATCTGAAGacacacatgagaactcatacaggagaaaaaacatttagctgctctgagtgtgggaaaagattttctTGTTCAGGTGCTCTGAAGacacacatgagaactcatacaggagaaaaaacatttagcagctctgagtgtgggaaaggATTTTCTCAAACAAGTATTCTGAAGgcacacatgagatctcatactgGAGAAAGACCATTTacctgctctgagtgtgggaaaggATTTTCTTGGTCAGGTGGTCTGAAGAGacacatgagaactcacacAGGAGTAAAACCAtatagctgctctgagtga